A genomic region of Paenibacillus sp. PL2-23 contains the following coding sequences:
- a CDS encoding bifunctional metallophosphatase/5'-nucleotidase: MSHTLQHTEIILLHSNDIHSRLENAARISTMIAEERRVWGAHRVLAVDCGDHMDRMRMESEGTGGRVNRDLLQEAGYEAITLGNNEGLTCSADMLEQLYGTTSKLSVVCANMKISSTGARPAWMRPHILIEKNGLKVGLVGATANFAEFYALLGWTTTEPLAAIREQVSAIRGQCDILIVMSHLGITLDRQMAEEIDGIDLIVGGHTHHLLEEPLVIGTTTVCAAGKFGDYLGRVEIGWDADTSRPSFRATCVPTGAFPERAEADAVIRAHNEAARGTLSRVITRLKEPLPARTDAESPLANLLARGLRRWTDAEIGLVNTGQLLGGLAGGEVTAGELHALCPSPINPSRIVIAGRHIRLALEQALLAHYVTKPIKGFGFRGEVLGTLAMDGMTVRYDHSREPMGRIVSVLANGEPLQDERLYVVGTIDMFSFRVGYESLADTESCRFYLPEFIRDVIGSELLREDAIAACRVQNWIPQST; this comes from the coding sequence ATGTCCCACACATTGCAGCATACAGAGATTATACTTCTGCACAGCAATGACATTCATAGCAGATTGGAAAACGCGGCTCGGATATCTACCATGATAGCGGAGGAACGCAGGGTGTGGGGGGCGCATCGGGTGCTTGCCGTTGATTGCGGCGATCATATGGACCGAATGCGGATGGAATCGGAGGGCACCGGCGGAAGGGTCAACCGGGACCTGCTCCAAGAGGCGGGATATGAGGCCATAACACTGGGTAATAACGAGGGGCTCACCTGCTCCGCGGATATGCTGGAGCAGCTCTATGGCACGACCTCCAAGCTGTCGGTTGTCTGTGCGAACATGAAGATAAGCAGTACAGGAGCAAGACCGGCTTGGATGCGGCCGCATATTCTGATTGAAAAAAATGGCTTGAAGGTTGGTCTTGTCGGCGCGACGGCCAATTTTGCGGAATTCTACGCATTGCTGGGCTGGACGACCACGGAGCCCTTGGCCGCTATCCGTGAGCAGGTGAGCGCCATTCGAGGGCAATGCGATATATTGATTGTTATGTCCCATCTTGGCATTACGCTCGATCGGCAGATGGCGGAGGAAATTGACGGCATTGATCTCATTGTTGGCGGGCATACCCATCATTTGCTGGAGGAGCCTCTGGTTATAGGGACAACGACGGTGTGCGCGGCGGGCAAATTCGGCGATTATTTGGGCCGCGTTGAAATCGGCTGGGATGCGGATACGAGCAGGCCAAGCTTTCGGGCGACCTGTGTGCCTACGGGGGCCTTTCCGGAGCGGGCTGAGGCGGATGCGGTCATCCGCGCTCACAACGAAGCGGCCAGGGGAACGTTAAGCCGAGTTATTACGCGTCTCAAGGAGCCGCTCCCGGCGCGAACGGACGCGGAATCGCCCCTCGCTAATTTGCTGGCAAGAGGGCTGCGGCGCTGGACGGACGCGGAGATCGGTCTGGTCAATACGGGGCAGCTGCTGGGCGGCCTGGCTGGTGGAGAGGTGACAGCGGGAGAGCTGCACGCCTTGTGTCCATCCCCTATTAATCCGTCTCGCATTGTCATTGCAGGTCGACATATTCGCTTGGCTCTGGAGCAAGCGCTTCTGGCGCATTATGTGACGAAGCCGATCAAGGGTTTCGGATTCCGCGGAGAGGTGCTTGGCACGTTAGCTATGGACGGCATGACGGTCCGCTATGACCATAGCCGGGAGCCTATGGGCCGCATTGTAAGCGTGCTGGCGAACGGAGAGCCGCTGCAGGATGAAAGGCTGTACGTTGTTGGCACCATTGACATGTTCAGCTTCCGTGTAGGCTATGAGTCCCTTGCGGATACGGAGAGCTGCAGGTTCTATTTGCCAGAGTTTATTCGAGACGTTATCGGCTCC
- a CDS encoding molybdenum cofactor biosynthesis protein MoaE, whose product MTYEWKIKLFAGLQERLGKAELTLQNDRGLMTVRELKEGLAAAFPEHASLIMISFAARNHVYSSDQQELRAEDELALLPPVSGGETEEEATTEQEERYVITSQPISVEAVTRKVIVKEHGASIAFVGTTREWTEGQRTVHLAYEAYEPMALAMMRQIGDEIDARWPGTLCAITHRIGVVELAETSVVIAVSSPHRDSCYDASRYAIERLKQIVPIWKKEIWADGSEWKGHQKGPWDPTASLE is encoded by the coding sequence ATGACATATGAATGGAAAATAAAGCTATTCGCAGGCCTGCAGGAGCGGCTGGGCAAGGCTGAGCTCACTCTGCAGAACGATCGAGGCCTGATGACCGTGCGCGAGTTGAAGGAGGGGCTGGCTGCAGCATTTCCGGAGCATGCCTCCCTCATTATGATATCATTCGCCGCGCGCAATCACGTTTATTCCTCAGACCAGCAGGAGCTGCGCGCCGAAGACGAGCTGGCGCTGTTGCCGCCCGTATCCGGGGGAGAGACTGAGGAGGAGGCGACAACTGAGCAGGAAGAGCGCTACGTCATCACGTCACAGCCGATCAGCGTCGAGGCTGTAACCCGTAAGGTTATTGTGAAGGAGCATGGCGCCTCCATCGCGTTTGTAGGCACCACAAGGGAGTGGACTGAAGGCCAGCGCACCGTTCATCTGGCCTATGAGGCGTATGAGCCCATGGCGCTGGCTATGATGCGTCAGATCGGCGACGAGATAGACGCGCGCTGGCCAGGCACGCTCTGCGCCATTACGCACCGAATTGGTGTAGTGGAGCTAGCAGAGACCAGTGTCGTCATCGCCGTCTCGTCGCCGCATCGCGACAGCTGCTACGACGCCAGCCGATACGCTATTGAGCGGCTCAAACAAATTGTTCCCATCTGGAAAAAGGAAATATGGGCGGACGGATCGGAATGGAAGGGCCATCAGAAGGGCCCCTGGGATCCAACAGCTTCATTAGAATAG
- the moaA gene encoding GTP 3',8-cyclase MoaA encodes MEALTDRFGRIHNYLRISVTDRCNLRCVYCMPEEGMAFTESSNLLSYDQIVEVVEAGAALGIQKLRITGGEPLVRPNLDQLIGRLASIPGIDDISLTTNGVFLAKQAKALKAAGLNRVNISLDTLDAARFAFIARRSELRRVMEGIEAAAEAGFHPIKLNCVLLKGINEDEIASFLKMAYEQPLHVRFIEYMPIGHADENWRSMYLPLSRVLEIAEEQGYSFSSRDQVKGNGPSEDYQLEGGIGSFGLIHPISDHFCKNCNRLRLTADGNLKPCLYWVDELNVKSALGDVSEMKRMFARAMDIKPENHEMAAKLADGDLSHVPTDRRMSQIGG; translated from the coding sequence ATGGAAGCGTTGACCGACAGATTTGGTCGCATTCATAATTACTTGAGAATATCTGTGACGGATCGCTGCAATTTGCGCTGCGTCTATTGCATGCCGGAGGAAGGAATGGCGTTCACGGAATCGTCTAACCTGCTTTCTTACGATCAGATCGTAGAGGTTGTAGAGGCCGGTGCGGCGCTGGGCATACAGAAGCTGAGAATAACCGGAGGAGAGCCGCTGGTCAGGCCGAATCTGGATCAGCTAATCGGAAGGCTCGCGAGCATACCCGGCATTGACGATATATCGCTGACGACAAACGGTGTGTTTCTGGCCAAACAGGCGAAGGCCTTGAAGGCGGCCGGATTGAATCGAGTGAATATAAGCCTGGATACGCTGGATGCCGCGAGATTTGCTTTTATCGCGAGACGGAGCGAGCTTCGCAGAGTGATGGAGGGCATTGAGGCGGCCGCAGAAGCAGGGTTCCATCCCATCAAGCTCAACTGCGTGCTGCTCAAAGGAATTAATGAAGACGAAATTGCCTCCTTCCTGAAGATGGCCTATGAGCAGCCGCTGCATGTCCGATTCATTGAATATATGCCCATCGGCCACGCCGATGAGAATTGGCGCAGCATGTATCTGCCATTGTCGCGCGTCCTGGAGATCGCCGAGGAGCAAGGCTACAGCTTCTCCAGCAGAGACCAAGTGAAAGGCAATGGTCCATCCGAGGATTATCAGCTGGAGGGGGGCATCGGCTCGTTCGGGCTCATTCATCCTATCAGTGATCATTTCTGCAAAAATTGCAACAGACTTCGTTTGACCGCTGATGGGAATTTGAAGCCCTGCCTGTATTGGGTTGACGAGTTGAATGTGAAATCGGCGCTTGGCGATGTAAGCGAGATGAAGAGAATGTTCGCCAGAGCGATGGATATTAAGCCGGAAAATCATGAGATGGCAGCCAAGCTGGCGGACGGAGACCTGTCCCATGTGCCGACGGATCGGCGCATGTCCCAAATCGGAGGGTAG